One genomic region from Dehalobacter restrictus DSM 9455 encodes:
- a CDS encoding IS110 family transposase, whose product MGLSSDKIWRIILGISGIGVVSAASFLGDTGDPLRFDHPRQISKMAGYNLVEDSSARVKAQQLISKRGRRNLRSVLYRMAMIMIAVNNEMKELYQYLKTAKTIPSRRNKLLFPRK is encoded by the coding sequence ATTGGCCTTAGCTCAGACAAAATATGGCGAATAATTCTTGGCATCTCCGGCATAGGAGTAGTTAGTGCAGCGAGTTTTCTGGGAGACACAGGCGATCCATTGAGATTTGACCATCCGCGTCAAATAAGCAAAATGGCCGGATACAATCTTGTTGAGGATAGCTCCGCAAGAGTGAAAGCACAACAGTTAATTTCAAAGCGTGGAAGAAGAAACTTAAGGAGTGTTTTATACCGGATGGCCATGATCATGATTGCAGTAAACAATGAAATGAAAGAGCTTTACCAATACCTAAAAACCGCGAAAACAATCCCCTCAAGAAGAAACAAGTTGTTATTTCCAAGAAAATAA
- a CDS encoding IS110 family transposase — protein MVNPYHTKRAKELDDNSQTKSDKKDVLTIAKLVRDGRYYEVYMPQDIFTELRVLTNERISLMKRYNALRNTITAVMDE, from the coding sequence ATGGTTAACCCGTATCACACCAAGCGGGCCAAAGAACTTGATGACAACAGCCAGACTAAAAGCGACAAAAAAGATGTGCTAACCATAGCAAAACTTGTGCGTGACGGTAGGTATTATGAAGTATATATGCCCCAGGATATATTCACGGAATTAAGGGTGTTAACAAACGAGAGGATCAGCTTGATGAAGCGGTATAACGCATTAAGAAACACGATAACAGCAGTAATGGATGAATAA
- a CDS encoding IS110 family transposase gives MKNRNNLKLEAITPRTLIVGVDIAKETQWARFLDYRGIELGKALKFQNDKSGFEIY, from the coding sequence ATGAAGAACCGTAACAATCTAAAATTAGAAGCAATAACACCAAGAACACTGATAGTAGGAGTAGATATCGCCAAAGAAACGCAGTGGGCACGGTTCCTGGATTATCGCGGTATAGAACTAGGGAAAGCCCTGAAATTCCAGAACGATAAAAGTGGCTTCGAAATATATTAG
- the tnpC gene encoding IS66 family transposase, with translation MVSKDTYIEQLENTIKSLEQQVSNLTEMVLLLRKGKFGSSSEKTPREEISDQLSLFNEAELEADPHVPEPVVKDVNGYKRRKAKTKREVLLKDLPVKEILCEIPEEDLYCGNCGVTLKPIGKETVREELEYIPPKLQIIRYVRMSYECLKCKHTDTPYIEKALTPSSLMHHSLASPSTVANVMYQKYVNAMPLYRQEKDWEQLGFSLSRATMANWIIRCSQDYLYPVTRYLREQLLKRDVLHCDESPVQVLKENGRRPQSKSYMWLYRTREDGKEPIILYDYRTTRSGENAAEYLKGFSGFLHSDGYSGYNKLAEIVRCGCWAHLRRKFIEAIPDNRAKDSPLTNAEIGRDYCNRLFKIEDGLSELTSEEKYAKRLELERPVLDAFWCWLDSLHILQSSALGKAVTYAKNQKQYMENYLLDGRCSISNNAAENSIRPFTLGRKNWLFADTPKGASASAAVYSIVETAKANGLSVYTYLSYLLMYMPDTDYRNNPEALEELMPWSPRVQEECKK, from the coding sequence ATGGTTTCAAAGGACACCTACATCGAGCAGCTGGAAAATACAATAAAGAGCCTGGAACAGCAGGTAAGTAACCTTACCGAGATGGTGCTCCTTCTCCGCAAAGGGAAATTTGGCAGTTCCAGTGAAAAAACGCCGCGTGAGGAAATCAGTGACCAACTTAGCCTGTTCAATGAGGCAGAGTTAGAAGCCGATCCTCATGTCCCTGAACCCGTCGTAAAGGACGTAAACGGCTATAAGCGGCGAAAGGCTAAAACGAAACGGGAGGTATTACTTAAGGATCTTCCTGTCAAAGAAATCTTATGTGAGATTCCCGAGGAAGATCTTTACTGCGGCAACTGCGGAGTCACGCTCAAGCCGATTGGTAAAGAGACCGTCCGTGAGGAACTGGAATACATTCCACCAAAATTGCAGATTATCCGGTATGTGCGAATGTCCTATGAGTGTCTCAAATGCAAGCATACGGATACACCTTATATAGAAAAAGCACTGACACCATCTTCTCTCATGCATCATTCTCTGGCATCGCCCAGCACGGTAGCAAATGTCATGTACCAGAAGTACGTGAATGCCATGCCACTCTACCGCCAGGAAAAGGACTGGGAGCAGCTTGGTTTTTCCCTCTCAAGGGCGACGATGGCCAACTGGATCATCCGGTGCTCACAGGATTACCTGTATCCCGTTACCAGATACCTTCGGGAACAGCTCCTGAAGCGAGATGTCCTCCATTGTGATGAATCACCGGTCCAAGTATTGAAGGAGAATGGCCGAAGGCCACAGTCCAAGTCTTACATGTGGCTGTACCGTACTAGAGAAGACGGGAAGGAGCCCATTATCCTGTATGACTACAGGACAACAAGAAGCGGCGAAAATGCCGCCGAATATCTGAAGGGATTCAGCGGGTTCCTGCACAGCGACGGATACTCAGGATACAATAAGCTGGCAGAAATTGTTCGATGCGGCTGCTGGGCTCACCTCCGCCGCAAGTTCATAGAGGCCATCCCGGATAACCGGGCGAAAGATTCTCCGCTAACAAATGCGGAAATCGGTCGGGATTATTGCAATCGGCTGTTTAAAATCGAAGATGGGCTGTCCGAACTTACATCGGAAGAAAAATATGCCAAGCGTCTTGAGCTGGAAAGGCCGGTTCTAGATGCCTTTTGGTGCTGGCTGGACTCCCTCCATATACTGCAGAGCTCTGCCCTCGGCAAAGCAGTGACCTATGCAAAGAACCAGAAACAGTATATGGAGAACTACCTACTTGATGGAAGGTGTTCCATTTCCAATAACGCGGCCGAAAACAGCATCCGTCCCTTTACTCTAGGAAGAAAAAACTGGCTATTTGCCGATACCCCAAAGGGTGCCTCCGCAAGCGCTGCTGTGTACAGTATTGTGGAGACCGCTAAGGCGAATGGGCTTAGTGTCTATACATACCTGAGCTATCTGCTCATGTACATGCCGGATACAGATTATCGAAATAATCCGGAGGCTTTGGAAGAACTGATGCCTTGGTCGCCTCGAGTACAGGAAGAGTGTAAAAAATGA
- the tnpB gene encoding IS66 family insertion sequence element accessory protein TnpB (TnpB, as the term is used for proteins encoded by IS66 family insertion elements, is considered an accessory protein, since TnpC, encoded by a neighboring gene, is a DDE family transposase.) produces the protein MLGDITAAKEIYIACGYTDMRKSIDGLAALVQETFGIDPFASSLYLFCGKRRNRIKALLWEGDGFVLLYKRLENGNFKWPRSADQVRSLTWQEFKWLMEGLEIDQPRAIKKVKPGAFC, from the coding sequence ATGTTAGGAGACATTACAGCAGCAAAAGAGATCTACATCGCTTGCGGTTATACGGATATGCGTAAATCTATTGACGGACTAGCAGCCCTTGTCCAGGAAACCTTCGGCATTGATCCTTTCGCATCCAGTCTCTATCTGTTCTGTGGCAAGCGTCGGAATCGTATCAAAGCCTTGCTCTGGGAAGGCGACGGATTTGTACTTCTTTATAAGCGCCTCGAAAACGGAAACTTTAAATGGCCCAGGTCTGCAGATCAGGTGAGGTCTCTTACATGGCAGGAGTTCAAGTGGCTGATGGAAGGTCTGGAGATAGATCAGCCAAGAGCCATAAAGAAGGTGAAACCAGGCGCTTTTTGCTGA
- the tnpA gene encoding IS66 family insertion sequence element accessory protein TnpA produces MDEITPVKIQFRMEQWVRLIKEFQASGMTVKSWCQQNNISESAYYYWLKQIRMKAYLHQLPTTQPENKKPVEFAKLHVDTLRTGAAVIIHLPSATVEVKEGTSQKTLEAVLLALKSLC; encoded by the coding sequence ATGGATGAAATAACCCCAGTTAAAATCCAGTTCCGTATGGAACAGTGGGTGCGGTTGATTAAGGAATTTCAGGCTAGTGGTATGACCGTAAAATCTTGGTGTCAACAGAATAATATAAGTGAATCGGCATACTACTACTGGCTGAAACAAATCCGCATGAAAGCATATTTACATCAACTTCCGACTACACAGCCTGAAAACAAGAAGCCCGTCGAATTTGCAAAACTTCATGTGGATACATTAAGAACTGGTGCTGCCGTCATCATTCATCTTCCATCCGCAACGGTTGAAGTCAAGGAAGGAACATCCCAAAAAACTCTTGAAGCCGTTTTGCTAGCTTTAAAATCTCTATGTTAG
- a CDS encoding cell wall-binding repeat-containing protein: protein MSRTKKIAVLAIIAMVLTLMPAAMFAATADSTRLSGADRIATALDIASAGTWGTTVVLAPADQANLVDALAAAPLAGQENAPILLTFKGSLDAAVKAKIAALGATKVYVVGAISADVAAEVDAMTGVTVEALKGNGRIETAKAVNAKLTSPAGTFIVGFDAIPDALSVASYAAKNKYAIVLANGNGTVASADLVGTTKYIVGGTAKVADIAGVERIAGADRFATNNAVAGKLTFDYSKVYVANGMSLVDALAVAPLAAKANAFVALTNGSSVAANATLISKVTSATTVVAVGGTSAVSDTVKAGVGKETVAPGSTAKVVVSSQPAGGDVYQSSPLNKVLSFQVTAGTSDFTFTSVVAKEYGTAAGDNTDITRAYLLEGNDVLTSAAPIDSQFRLNKSIAVPANTTKTFSIAVDIRNTAGATRTVVMGLEADAFATATANSLASFSAFQGNTFTIKGAALGAFTVTAGANAGATNVNVGANQVVLGDINFASNGTEASLIKTLTLTSTGNDLKNFENFYLYKSATDEKIAVLGTVKDNKVLFDFSASPIEIPKSQTVNYTLKGDILSNGTGTIQFKVANNYDVVATGKNSNSNIPVTGTNVAFSVAAFNVVGSSVELVSSVNSPNTGAKIVATANTAGVIREYLVKSKGEPMTVTDVDVQVTFAGGGNQNAVFGAFYLKDGDTGNIIAGPVAATAVASGSIVSFTDVNWYITASQTKKLQIAATWVANNTGVDCRIDGTGAAVGFVYDLPDSNLTGQALYGAAAIPGSAQAKEFINGGALTVTATIASKSLEAYTIASPLSQTPVGKVVVEAGAEDFTDMKKVKLTATLAGAGAETLDQILANVTLWDGDTQVGDSVQPTAAGTITWTDITGSVMKGSSNKKTFTVKADILSGATAGRTVLLAVAAAGDITGKGDSSKIIVTSTGTPNLSPAALTYGTHAVTIAIDSEATLTGLRSNNTKLIQFKVTNNGGTDVFMNQAGFIDMFVLAGSIDADSDELWILRDASDDTAVTTFTGTDPMDATDDGAAANTVGTAVGGTIVVGDTPATQGVKIAANTTKTYYLGSNLLVQAAGVKDYAKGASMRIDLAPAANWSFTHTTEGTGGTAIIPYFAGRTGKTVSITETAE, encoded by the coding sequence ATGAGTAGAACGAAGAAGATAGCCGTATTAGCTATCATTGCTATGGTTCTGACCCTGATGCCTGCTGCTATGTTTGCTGCAACAGCCGACAGCACCAGACTTTCCGGTGCAGACCGCATTGCTACCGCTCTTGATATCGCCAGTGCAGGAACATGGGGTACTACAGTTGTACTTGCTCCTGCCGACCAAGCCAACCTCGTTGACGCTCTGGCTGCTGCACCTTTGGCAGGCCAGGAAAACGCCCCGATCCTTTTAACATTCAAAGGCTCCCTAGACGCTGCTGTAAAAGCTAAAATTGCAGCTCTCGGTGCTACCAAGGTTTATGTTGTCGGTGCTATTTCCGCTGACGTCGCTGCTGAAGTAGATGCTATGACAGGTGTTACTGTTGAAGCACTCAAGGGCAATGGCCGCATCGAAACTGCAAAAGCTGTCAATGCTAAATTGACCAGCCCTGCAGGTACTTTTATTGTTGGCTTTGATGCTATTCCTGACGCTCTGTCAGTTGCATCCTATGCTGCCAAGAACAAATATGCGATCGTACTTGCCAATGGTAATGGCACTGTTGCTAGTGCTGATCTTGTTGGTACAACTAAATACATTGTTGGCGGCACTGCAAAAGTAGCAGATATCGCAGGTGTAGAACGTATTGCCGGTGCTGATCGTTTTGCTACAAATAATGCTGTTGCTGGCAAGCTCACCTTTGATTACAGCAAAGTATATGTAGCTAACGGCATGAGCCTTGTTGATGCTCTTGCGGTAGCTCCTTTAGCTGCTAAAGCTAATGCTTTTGTTGCACTGACTAATGGTAGCTCTGTTGCAGCTAACGCTACACTTATTTCCAAAGTTACTTCTGCTACTACAGTGGTTGCAGTTGGTGGAACCAGTGCTGTTTCTGACACTGTTAAAGCCGGTGTTGGCAAAGAAACAGTTGCCCCTGGTTCAACTGCCAAAGTTGTTGTTTCAAGTCAACCTGCGGGTGGCGATGTATATCAGAGTTCACCGTTGAACAAAGTCCTTTCCTTCCAGGTCACTGCTGGTACAAGTGATTTTACTTTTACTAGTGTTGTTGCAAAGGAATATGGGACTGCTGCTGGTGATAATACTGATATTACAAGAGCATACCTCCTGGAGGGCAATGATGTCTTGACATCTGCTGCACCGATCGATTCACAATTCAGGTTGAATAAATCTATCGCGGTTCCTGCCAATACTACAAAGACTTTCTCCATTGCGGTAGATATCAGGAATACTGCTGGTGCTACTAGAACTGTTGTAATGGGATTAGAAGCCGATGCATTTGCCACTGCAACAGCTAATAGCTTAGCATCTTTCTCTGCTTTCCAAGGCAATACCTTTACAATTAAAGGAGCTGCTCTTGGTGCATTCACAGTTACTGCCGGTGCTAATGCCGGAGCTACTAACGTTAATGTTGGTGCCAATCAAGTTGTTCTTGGAGATATTAATTTTGCATCAAATGGGACCGAGGCATCTCTCATCAAAACACTCACTTTAACTTCTACAGGAAATGACCTCAAAAACTTTGAAAATTTCTATCTCTACAAATCAGCAACTGATGAAAAAATAGCAGTATTAGGCACAGTTAAAGATAACAAGGTTCTTTTTGACTTTAGTGCTTCTCCGATCGAAATTCCAAAGAGCCAAACCGTAAATTATACACTTAAGGGCGATATTTTGTCCAATGGTACAGGTACTATTCAGTTTAAAGTAGCTAATAACTATGATGTAGTAGCTACTGGAAAGAACAGTAATTCTAACATCCCTGTGACTGGCACAAATGTTGCGTTCTCTGTAGCTGCTTTCAATGTTGTTGGCAGCAGCGTAGAGCTTGTTTCCAGTGTTAACTCGCCGAACACAGGTGCAAAAATTGTAGCAACAGCTAACACTGCTGGTGTTATCAGAGAATACTTGGTTAAGTCGAAAGGCGAGCCAATGACTGTAACCGATGTTGATGTTCAGGTTACATTTGCTGGTGGTGGTAACCAGAACGCTGTATTTGGTGCGTTCTATCTCAAGGATGGGGATACTGGTAATATTATTGCTGGCCCTGTTGCTGCTACAGCAGTTGCTTCTGGTTCAATAGTATCATTTACTGATGTTAACTGGTATATCACTGCTAGCCAGACAAAAAAATTACAGATTGCTGCTACATGGGTTGCAAATAACACCGGTGTTGATTGCAGAATCGATGGTACTGGTGCAGCTGTAGGTTTTGTCTATGATCTGCCCGACAGCAATCTAACAGGTCAAGCACTCTACGGAGCTGCTGCTATTCCTGGCTCAGCTCAGGCAAAAGAGTTTATTAACGGCGGAGCATTGACAGTTACAGCTACTATTGCCTCTAAATCTCTCGAAGCATACACAATTGCTTCACCTTTAAGCCAGACTCCTGTAGGGAAAGTCGTTGTTGAAGCAGGTGCTGAAGATTTCACAGACATGAAAAAAGTTAAGCTCACAGCTACTCTTGCTGGAGCTGGGGCAGAAACTCTTGATCAAATCCTTGCAAATGTAACTTTGTGGGATGGTGATACTCAAGTCGGTGATTCTGTCCAACCCACAGCTGCGGGGACAATTACGTGGACCGACATCACTGGCAGCGTTATGAAAGGATCTTCAAACAAGAAGACCTTCACTGTAAAAGCTGATATCCTTTCGGGGGCTACTGCAGGACGTACAGTTCTGTTGGCAGTTGCAGCAGCTGGCGATATTACCGGTAAGGGTGATTCTTCTAAGATCATTGTAACCAGTACAGGAACACCTAATCTTTCTCCTGCTGCTCTGACCTATGGTACTCATGCCGTTACGATTGCAATCGATAGCGAAGCAACTTTAACTGGCCTGAGATCCAATAACACCAAACTCATTCAATTCAAAGTAACTAATAATGGAGGTACTGACGTATTCATGAACCAGGCTGGGTTTATCGATATGTTTGTACTTGCTGGAAGTATCGATGCAGATAGCGATGAACTTTGGATCCTGCGTGATGCTAGCGATGATACAGCAGTCACAACATTCACCGGCACAGATCCGATGGATGCAACTGACGATGGTGCTGCTGCAAATACTGTTGGTACTGCTGTAGGTGGTACTATTGTCGTTGGTGATACGCCAGCTACTCAAGGCGTTAAGATTGCTGCTAATACAACTAAGACATATTATCTTGGATCTAACCTCTTAGTTCAAGCAGCCGGCGTTAAAGACTACGCTAAGGGAGCATCGATGCGGATTGACCTTGCTCCAGCAGCTAATTGGTCCTTCACCCATACAACAGAAGGTACTGGTGGTACTGCTATCATTCCGTACTTTGCAGGTAGAACTGGAAAAACAGTTTCCATTACTGAAACTGCAGAATAG
- a CDS encoding S8 family serine peptidase translates to MRINSLLSVKSFSALLLCFILVFQGIPDGLGEATAAIEISDSSTLPAQSEQTLSENSEQLFIMEEYDPAAVRLVVETTKNTDLNTLAEAVGGELVRTGPLDYCTLQFEGTKDTNEAADILQKTLQVPGVLSASWSKKYQTEGVVDTKVFTTAVSDPEYSYQWGLQRVRADQAWQEGVTGQGVVIAVIDTGVDLDHPDLADANGSNLVKGYNAITRSTAASAVQDDNGHGTSVAGLIAALNNNKGIIGVAYNAKIMPIKAMDRNGEGEDAVIADGIIWAVDNGAKIINMSLGSDEETKILDDALQYAADKGCLLIGASGNVSGSTSQVYSHQTVAGTSEVSYPAANPNVLAVSALDSSDVITDFSLTGPEVLLSAPGKRILTDYWSNTETGCAYMTGTSIAAPFVTGAAALLWSKYPGLTADQIKQALIESTYDLGQEGRDDDYGYGRLDIYRALKTFVTLQRYASPTVLGWEGGIVAAGSAGEEPAVELTVPTGAFALEVDSTGTEKKINISISEAKSPGSFPEGIISGSEAFAISWGEVLPEKVLNLTVKAELPASYAYGSESGYLAYLYRWSGSRWIRVGGGFSTNAAEVEVSIYEPGTYRVGWSPNSNTDRIAGSDRIMTALAIAREAFPTGADTVVIARADDFPDALAGAPLAYKYHAPILLTYSNELPQEVYQAVQDLNPNEIIILGGTGAVSAAVEAKLTNIAAVKRLAGNNRYDTAAAVADMLGTKGQAVVVSGANFPDAIAAASFAAVEGKPILLTSSGILNSETLLALKKSAITATEVIGGSGAVSGNVLSELPSPVRIGGADRYATSAGVLQEHKTAGQVLYIATGMNFPDALTGGILAATGSSNILLVSQSGLSASQKVLLSSYKGKTVIAIGGAKALPSTVLTEMRQLGLL, encoded by the coding sequence TTGAGAATAAATTCCCTTCTAAGCGTAAAAAGTTTTTCAGCACTTTTGCTTTGTTTTATTCTGGTATTTCAGGGCATACCAGACGGCCTGGGGGAGGCCACAGCTGCTATAGAGATATCTGATTCTTCAACACTGCCGGCCCAATCTGAGCAAACCCTAAGCGAAAACAGCGAACAACTGTTTATAATGGAAGAATACGATCCGGCAGCCGTACGTTTGGTTGTTGAGACAACTAAGAACACCGATCTCAATACACTGGCTGAAGCTGTCGGAGGCGAGCTGGTAAGGACCGGGCCGCTTGATTATTGCACACTGCAGTTCGAAGGAACCAAAGATACAAATGAAGCAGCGGATATCCTGCAAAAAACACTTCAAGTCCCGGGAGTTCTAAGTGCGTCCTGGAGTAAAAAATATCAGACGGAAGGCGTTGTAGATACGAAAGTTTTCACTACAGCTGTCAGTGATCCCGAATACAGTTACCAGTGGGGGCTGCAAAGGGTAAGGGCCGATCAGGCCTGGCAAGAAGGTGTAACCGGCCAAGGGGTCGTGATTGCCGTGATTGACACCGGCGTAGACCTCGATCATCCGGATCTGGCGGATGCAAACGGCAGCAATCTTGTGAAAGGGTATAACGCGATTACACGAAGTACCGCGGCCTCAGCTGTACAGGACGACAACGGACACGGCACTTCTGTGGCCGGACTGATCGCCGCCCTTAATAATAATAAAGGCATTATCGGAGTCGCCTATAATGCGAAAATCATGCCGATCAAGGCCATGGATAGAAACGGCGAAGGAGAGGACGCCGTCATCGCGGACGGTATTATCTGGGCCGTCGATAACGGTGCTAAGATCATCAATATGAGCCTCGGTTCCGATGAAGAAACCAAAATTCTTGACGACGCGCTGCAGTACGCAGCTGATAAAGGGTGCCTGCTGATTGGAGCTTCGGGTAATGTTTCCGGAAGCACTTCCCAAGTCTACAGCCACCAGACTGTTGCGGGAACCAGCGAGGTGTCTTATCCTGCGGCGAATCCGAACGTTTTGGCTGTCTCGGCTTTGGATTCCTCTGATGTGATTACGGATTTTTCCCTGACAGGACCGGAGGTGCTGCTTTCCGCTCCGGGAAAAAGGATCCTTACCGACTACTGGTCAAATACAGAGACGGGTTGTGCCTATATGACAGGGACTTCGATCGCGGCACCGTTTGTTACGGGCGCTGCAGCCCTGCTCTGGAGCAAATATCCAGGATTGACGGCCGATCAGATTAAGCAGGCCCTGATAGAATCCACCTATGATCTCGGCCAGGAGGGCAGGGATGATGACTACGGGTACGGCAGATTGGATATCTACCGTGCGCTGAAGACGTTTGTAACTTTGCAGAGATATGCCTCCCCAACCGTTCTGGGCTGGGAAGGCGGCATCGTAGCTGCGGGCAGTGCCGGTGAGGAACCGGCTGTCGAGCTGACCGTCCCGACCGGAGCCTTTGCACTGGAGGTTGACAGCACCGGAACGGAAAAAAAGATCAACATTTCCATATCTGAAGCAAAATCTCCGGGCAGTTTTCCTGAAGGGATCATTTCCGGCAGTGAAGCGTTTGCAATCAGTTGGGGAGAAGTACTGCCTGAAAAAGTCCTTAATCTGACGGTCAAAGCAGAACTGCCCGCCTCATATGCATACGGATCAGAATCAGGCTATCTTGCCTATTTATATCGATGGAGTGGATCGAGATGGATCAGAGTTGGCGGAGGGTTCTCAACGAACGCCGCAGAGGTAGAAGTCTCCATCTATGAGCCCGGTACTTACAGAGTTGGCTGGAGTCCGAATTCTAATACGGACAGGATCGCCGGATCGGACCGGATTATGACAGCCTTAGCCATTGCAAGGGAAGCGTTCCCGACCGGTGCGGATACCGTCGTGATTGCCAGGGCTGATGATTTTCCCGATGCGCTGGCCGGAGCACCGCTCGCTTACAAATACCACGCACCTATCCTGCTGACATACTCTAACGAGCTGCCGCAGGAAGTTTATCAGGCAGTTCAGGATTTGAACCCAAATGAAATTATTATTCTCGGCGGCACGGGGGCTGTTTCAGCTGCCGTCGAAGCAAAGCTCACCAATATTGCCGCTGTAAAGCGGCTGGCCGGAAACAACCGATATGACACTGCTGCGGCTGTCGCCGACATGCTTGGCACAAAAGGGCAGGCAGTCGTGGTCAGCGGAGCCAACTTTCCGGATGCAATTGCAGCGGCTTCTTTCGCGGCAGTAGAAGGCAAACCAATTTTATTGACGTCTTCCGGAATATTAAACAGCGAGACGCTGCTTGCTCTGAAGAAAAGTGCCATTACCGCTACGGAAGTGATCGGCGGGAGCGGAGCTGTCTCCGGAAATGTACTGTCAGAGCTGCCTTCCCCGGTCAGAATCGGCGGTGCGGATCGTTATGCAACGTCTGCAGGCGTTCTCCAAGAACATAAAACTGCAGGACAGGTACTATATATAGCTACAGGAATGAATTTTCCCGATGCACTGACCGGAGGAATATTGGCAGCGACAGGCTCATCCAATATTTTGCTCGTTTCCCAAAGCGGTCTGTCTGCCAGTCAAAAAGTTTTGCTGTCATCATACAAAGGTAAAACGGTGATAGCGATCGGCGGGGCAAAAGCATTGCCGAGTACTGTCTTGACGGAGATGCGGCAGCTCGGATTACTGTAA